A section of the Triticum dicoccoides isolate Atlit2015 ecotype Zavitan chromosome 7A, WEW_v2.0, whole genome shotgun sequence genome encodes:
- the LOC119327769 gene encoding uncharacterized protein LOC119327769 yields the protein MAPMSSNVMEAGATQTTEQGHGGREAGSAAKDEDSKLYEFKEQLLLLSTLVATVTYVAGLNLPGGSWEQDDPGGHMAGDPILRDTHYRRYLAFYYCNATALAASLVVSLILIILPKKKQYWTLVLRMVMVLDLLGLMGAYGAGSCRDAFTTVYAAVAFFILVLIIIYVFLYVLLNRDDEVHPNSTPTATPSPSTPPIPTLSTPSPSLSPPPIPTLSTPTPSPPPIPTLSTPTPSPSPSPIPTLSTPTTSPSPFPNPDSYSYSHSISSSSLNRDSNPKPKFNLNPHSNPKPDSNSSPDSDIKPNSIFISKSTSFVDAVKRVQAENDVVRSLADVKMQAEKEKIDVLMLLATFAVTITYVAGLSPPGGFWSSTQDGHRLSDPVLQARGRYRAFFVCNTTSFAVSLLIIVLLLEKKLLKKKLLKKKLLIISVRFALYVLIAVALLGLMVAYAAGSCREADNTVFVLTLTAVVPVCVCLQLAFVTCTDCWKRPTTKFGDVLGWFKTPRGTSTSTDIQLHIHNTRYLVMLLATLVVTITYQAGLDPPGGLWLDSQDGHTIGHPVLQTTHPTRYQVFFYSNSAAFVTSLVVIMMLQSKYLLTRHTLEAALVLDLFGLITAYGAGSTRDVNASFYIIALAGIVLVYVIVHITIIDHAPEPEGGDVAVKHLDDKRKVLLLVAILAATLTYQAGLTPPGGFWLADDQGHGRRAGFPVLHDNYPRRYHAFFYCNGASFMASVTLILLLVNPKLYRPGIRCYALYVCMLVGMVGLMGAYAAGSSRHLKTSIYVLSLVVAVSVFIALLVPLFRYICKDNSTNNIAIPATATTAPNNTSNAATTINATATANNIAAVAAATSTTTIITTKENDKLEYLMLLGILGASMTYQTGLKPPGGLWQDNTNGHSAGNPILHDINKHRYNAFFYSNSTSFMASIVVVVMLLPLTIQKKFHGHNLPLWPMHTAILLDMISLLVAYAAGSTRKWETSRHVMFLIIPVLLYIAVYALASIFYHRKKQRVLERSTLILPQLAESSDSLSGQIQ from the exons ATGGCACCCATGTCCTCCAACGTCATGGAAGCCGGAGCTACACAAACCACCGAGCAGGGCCATGGCGGAAGGGAGGCTGGCAGTGCAGCTAAAGACGAGGACTCAAAGCTGTATGAGTTCAAGGAGCAGCTCCTGCTGCTGTCGACTCTGGTTGCAACGGTGACGTACGTTGCCGGGCTGAACCTTCCCGGGGGATCCTGGGAGCAGGATGACCCGGGAGGGCATATGGCCGGCGACCCGATCCTTCGGGATACCCACTACCGCCGGTACCTCGCCTTCTACTACTGCAACGCCACCGCCCTCGCCGCGTCGCTCGTGGTTTCCCTCATACTCATCATCCTGCCGAAGAAGAAACAATACTGGACACTGGTGCTGAGGATGGTGATGGTGCTCGACCTACTAGGCCTCATGGGAGCCTATGGTGCCGGGAGCTGCCGTGATGCATTCACGACTGTCTACGCAGCGGTAGCCTTCTTCATTTTGGTATTGATCATCATTTATGTTTTCTTATACGTCTTGCTCAATCGTGATGATGAGGTCCACCCCAACTCCACCCCCACTGCAACTCCATCTCCATCTACGCCTCCAATTCCTACTCTGTCCACCCCAAGTCCATCTCTATCTCCACCTCCAATTCCCACTCTGTCCACCccaactccatctccacctccAATTCCCACTCTGTCCACCccaactccatctccatctccatctccaattccCACTCTGTCCACCCCAACTACATCTCCATCTCCATTTCCAAACCCTGATTCCTATTCCTACTCTCACTCCATCTCCAGTTCCAGCTTGAACCGTGACTCCAACCCCAAACCCAAGTTCAACTTGAACCCTCACTCCAACCCCAAACCCGATTCTAACTCGAGCCCTGACTCCGACATCAAACCCAACTCCATCTTCATCTCCAAGTCGACCTCCTTCGTCGATGCCGTGAAGCGAGTCCAGGCAGAGAATGATGTGGTGAGGTCACTCGCTGACGTCAAGATGCAAGCAGAGAAGGAGAAGATTGATGTGCTGATGTTACTTGCAACCTTCGCAGTCACCATCACATACGTTGCTGGGCTCAGTCCACCTGGTGGGTTCTGGAGCAGCACCCAAGATGGACACCGTTTGAGCGACCCGGTGTTACAAGCCCGTGGCCGGTACCGCGCATTCTTTGTTTGCAACACCACTTCATTTGCCGTGTCCCTGCTCATCATCGTGTTGCTCTTGGAGAAGAAACTGCTCAAGAAGAAGCTGCTCAAGAAGAAGCTGCTCATTATCTCAGTTCGGTTCGCCCTCTATGTGTTGATCGCTGTCGCTTTGCTGGGCCTCATGGTAGCCTATGCTGCTGGGAGTTGCAGGGAGGCTGATAATACTGTCTTTGTCCTTACCCTCACTGCTGTGGTTCCTGTCTGTGTGTGCCTCCAACTGGCCTTTGTTACTTGCACCGATTGTTGGAAAAGACCCACGACCAAGTTTGGTGATGTCTTGGGATGGTTCAAGACTCCTCGAG GCACCTCCACAAGCACGGACATCCAGCTACACATTCATAACACCCGCTATCTTGTTATGCTCCTTGCTACTCTTGTGGTGACCATCACTTACCAAGCAGGACTAGATCCGCCTGGTGGCCTGTGGCTAGATAGCCAGGATGGGCATACAATCGGCCACCCGGTGCTCCAAACGACACATCCTACTCGATACCAAGTGTTCTTCTACAGCAACTCCGCAGCTTTCGTCACATCCTTGGTCGTCATCATGATGCTCCAGAGCAAGTATCTGCTCACACGGCACACACTTGAAGCAGCCCTAGTACTGGACCTATTTGGCCTCATTACTGCCTACGGTGCCGGAAGCACCAGGGACGTAAACGCGTCCTTCTACATCATCGCCTTGGCAGGCATTGTCCTCGTCTATGTCATTGTCCATATCACAATAATAGACCATGCCCCTGAGCCAGAGGGTGGCGATGTTGCAGTAAAGCATCTCGATGACAAACGCAAGGTGCTACTGTTGGTTGCTATCTTGGCCGCTACCCTCACATACCAAGCTGGTCTCACCCCGCCTGGTGGCTTCTGGTTAGCAGATGACCAAGGGCATGGTCGTCGTGCGGGCTTCCCAGTCCTTCACGACAATTACCCTCGTCGTTACCATGCATTCTTCTATTGCAATGGGGCGAGTTTCATGGCATCCGTAACACTCATCCTTCTTCTTGTCAATCCAAAGCTATACAGGCCAGGTATACGTTGCTATGCGCTCTATGTGTGCATGCTGGTGGGCATGGTTGGCCTCATGGGTGCCTATGCCGCTGGAAGCTCCCGGCATCTTAAAACCTCCATCTATGTATTATCCTTGGTTGTCGCAGTGTCAGTCTTCATAGCCTTGCTGGTACCCCTTTTCCGGTACATCTGCAAAGACAACAGCACCAACAATATCGCCATTCctgccaccgccaccaccgcccccAACAATACCAGCAATGCCGCCACCACCATCAATGCCACCGCCACCGCCAACAATATTGCCGCCGTCGCTGCTGCcacttccaccaccaccatcatcactACCAAGGAGAACGATAAACTTGAATACTTGATGTTGCTAGGAATCTTGGGCGCAAGTATGACATACCAGACTGGCCTAAAACCACCGGGCGGCTTGTGGCAGGACAACACCAATGGACACTCTGCTGGCAACCCCATCCTCCACGACATCAACAAGCACCGGTACAATGCTTTCTTCTACAGCAACTCCACTTCCTTTATGGCCTCAATCGTGGTTGTCGTCATGCTTCTTCCATTGACAATTCAAAAGAAGTTTCACGGTCACAATCTGCCACTCTGGCCGATGCACACGGCCATTTTACTGGACATGATTAGCCTCCTGGTGGCCTATGCAGCAGGCAGTACTAGGAAGTGGGAAACCTCCAGACATGTCATGTTCCTCATCATCCCTGTGTTGCTCTACATTGCGGTCTATGCATTAGCGTCAATCTTCTACCACAGGAAGAAACAACGTGTGTTGGAAAGGTCAACCCTGATTCTACCCCAACTGGCAGAGTCAAGTGATTCTTTGTCAGGTCAAATTCAGTAG